In Streptomyces sp. NBC_00704, a genomic segment contains:
- the secE gene encoding preprotein translocase subunit SecE, whose amino-acid sequence MADAVGSIDTPDAQDEAPEAKKKARKGGKRAKKGPLKRLATFYRQIIAELRKVVWPTRNQLTTYTTVVIVFVVIMIGLVTVIDYGLSHAAKYVFG is encoded by the coding sequence ATGGCGGATGCCGTGGGCTCCATCGACACGCCTGATGCCCAGGACGAGGCGCCTGAGGCGAAGAAGAAGGCGCGCAAGGGCGGCAAGCGGGCCAAGAAGGGCCCTCTGAAGCGGCTCGCGACCTTCTACCGCCAGATCATCGCGGAGCTGCGCAAGGTCGTATGGCCGACGCGCAACCAGCTGACGACGTACACCACCGTGGTGATCGTGTTCGTCGTCATCATGATCGGCCTGGTGACCGTGATTGACTATGGACTCAGCCACGCCGCCAAGTACGTCTTCGGCTGA
- the nusG gene encoding transcription termination/antitermination protein NusG — MSDQNLNEDVESVDDELDIVEGADEDLDEFEAAEAEAGEPAEEAALHVEDEDAESADATETAEDEDADEAPLDEAAEEEEPAEPVDPVVALREELRTLPGEWYVIHTYAGYENRVKTNLEQRAVSLNVEDFIFQAEVPQEEVAQIKNGERKTIRQNKLPGYVLVRMDLTNESWGVVRNTPGVTGFVGNAYDPYPLTLDEIVKMLAPEAEEKAAREAAEAEGKPAPSRKVEVQVLDFEVGDSVTVTDGPFATLQATINEINADSKKVKGLVEIFGRETPVELSFDQIQKN, encoded by the coding sequence GTGTCTGACCAGAACCTGAACGAGGACGTCGAGTCCGTGGACGACGAGCTCGACATCGTCGAGGGCGCGGACGAGGACCTGGACGAGTTCGAGGCTGCCGAAGCCGAAGCGGGCGAGCCCGCCGAGGAAGCCGCACTCCACGTCGAGGACGAGGACGCCGAGAGCGCCGACGCCACCGAGACCGCCGAGGACGAGGACGCCGACGAGGCCCCTCTCGACGAGGCGGCCGAGGAGGAGGAGCCGGCCGAGCCCGTCGACCCCGTCGTCGCCCTGCGCGAGGAGCTGCGCACCCTCCCCGGCGAGTGGTACGTCATCCACACCTACGCCGGCTACGAGAACCGTGTGAAGACCAACCTGGAGCAGCGCGCCGTCTCGCTGAACGTCGAGGACTTCATCTTCCAGGCCGAGGTGCCGCAGGAAGAGGTCGCGCAGATCAAGAACGGCGAGCGCAAGACCATCCGTCAGAACAAGCTCCCCGGCTACGTGCTGGTGCGCATGGACCTGACGAACGAGTCCTGGGGCGTCGTCCGCAACACCCCCGGCGTGACCGGCTTCGTGGGCAACGCCTACGACCCGTACCCGCTGACCCTGGACGAGATCGTCAAGATGCTCGCCCCGGAGGCCGAGGAGAAGGCCGCCCGTGAGGCCGCCGAGGCCGAGGGCAAGCCGGCTCCGTCCCGCAAGGTCGAGGTCCAGGTGCTGGACTTCGAGGTGGGCGACTCGGTCACCGTCACCGACGGTCCGTTCGCCACGTTGCAGGCGACGATCAACGAGATCAACGCGGACTCGAAGAAGGTCAAGGGTCTCGTCGAGATCTTCGGCCGCGAGACCCCGGTCGAGCTGAGCTTCGACCAGATCCAGAAGAACTAG
- the rplK gene encoding 50S ribosomal protein L11 — protein MPPKKKKVTGLIKLQINAGAANPAPPVGPALGQHGVNIMEFCKAYNAATESQRGWVIPVEITVYEDRSFTFITKTPPAAKMILKAAGVEKGSGEPHKTKVAKITEAQVREIATTKLPDLNANDLDAASKIIAGTARSMGITVEG, from the coding sequence ATGCCTCCCAAGAAGAAGAAGGTCACGGGGCTCATCAAGCTCCAGATCAACGCCGGTGCGGCCAACCCCGCGCCGCCGGTCGGCCCCGCGCTCGGCCAGCACGGCGTCAACATCATGGAGTTCTGCAAGGCCTACAACGCCGCGACCGAGTCGCAGCGTGGCTGGGTGATCCCGGTGGAGATCACGGTCTACGAGGACCGCTCCTTCACCTTCATCACCAAGACGCCGCCGGCCGCGAAGATGATCCTCAAGGCCGCGGGTGTCGAGAAGGGCTCGGGCGAGCCGCACAAGACCAAGGTCGCCAAGATCACCGAGGCGCAGGTCCGTGAGATCGCCACGACCAAGCTCCCCGACCTGAACGCCAACGACCTGGACGCCGCGTCGAAGATCATCGCCGGCACCGCCCGTTCCATGGGCATCACGGTCGAGGGCTGA
- the rplA gene encoding 50S ribosomal protein L1, with translation MSKRSKSLRAADAKIDRDKLYAPLEAVRLAKETSTSKFDGTVEVAFRLGVDPRKADQMVRGTVNLPHGTGKTARVLVFATGDRAAAAEAAGADIVGSDELIDEVAKGRLDFDAVVATPDLMGKVGRLGRVLGPRGLMPNPKTGTVTPDVAKAVTEIKGGKIEFRVDKHSNLHFIIGKSSFDDEKLVENYGAALEEILRLKPSAAKGRYIKKAAISTTIGPGIQVDPNRTRNLLVEEDPAAV, from the coding sequence GTGAGCAAGCGCAGCAAGTCTCTCCGCGCTGCGGACGCCAAGATCGACCGGGACAAGCTCTACGCCCCGCTCGAGGCCGTCCGTCTCGCCAAGGAGACCTCCACGAGCAAGTTCGACGGCACCGTCGAGGTCGCCTTCCGCCTGGGTGTCGACCCGCGCAAGGCCGACCAGATGGTCCGTGGCACCGTGAACCTGCCGCACGGCACCGGCAAGACCGCCCGGGTCCTGGTCTTCGCGACCGGTGACCGTGCTGCGGCCGCAGAGGCCGCGGGCGCCGACATCGTCGGCTCCGACGAACTGATCGACGAGGTCGCGAAGGGCCGTCTGGACTTCGACGCCGTCGTCGCCACCCCGGACCTCATGGGCAAGGTCGGCCGCCTCGGCCGCGTGCTCGGTCCGCGTGGTCTGATGCCGAACCCGAAGACCGGCACCGTCACCCCCGACGTGGCCAAGGCCGTCACCGAGATCAAGGGCGGCAAGATCGAGTTCCGCGTCGACAAGCACTCGAACCTGCACTTCATCATCGGCAAGTCGTCCTTCGACGACGAGAAGCTGGTGGAGAACTACGGCGCGGCGCTGGAGGAGATCCTCCGTCTGAAGCCGTCCGCCGCCAAGGGTCGCTACATCAAGAAGGCCGCGATCAGCACCACGATCGGCCCCGGCATCCAGGTCGACCCGAACCGCACCCGCAACCTCCTCGTCGAGGAGGACCCGGCCGCGGTCTGA
- the rplJ gene encoding 50S ribosomal protein L10: MARPDKAAAVAELTESFRSSNAAVLTEYRGLTVAQLKTLRRSLGENAQYAVVKNTLTKIAANEAGIDTLDDLFNGPTAVAFITGDPVESAKGLRDFAKDNPNLVIKGGVLDGKALSADEIKKLADLESREVLLSKLAGAFKGKQTQAAQLFQALPSKLVRTVDALRAKQAEQGGAE, translated from the coding sequence ATGGCAAGGCCCGACAAGGCTGCCGCGGTAGCCGAGCTGACGGAGTCGTTCCGCAGCTCGAACGCCGCCGTGCTGACCGAGTACCGGGGTCTCACCGTGGCGCAGCTCAAGACGCTGCGTCGTTCGCTCGGTGAGAACGCCCAGTACGCCGTGGTGAAGAACACGCTGACCAAGATTGCGGCCAACGAGGCCGGGATCGACACGCTCGACGACCTGTTCAACGGTCCGACGGCGGTCGCCTTCATCACCGGTGACCCGGTGGAGTCGGCGAAGGGTCTTCGTGACTTCGCCAAGGACAACCCGAACCTCGTCATCAAGGGCGGTGTCCTTGACGGCAAGGCGCTGTCCGCCGACGAGATCAAGAAGCTTGCGGACCTCGAGTCCCGCGAGGTTCTGCTCAGCAAGCTGGCGGGTGCCTTCAAGGGCAAGCAGACTCAGGCTGCTCAGCTCTTCCAGGCGCTTCCCTCGAAGCTCGTCCGCACCGTGGACGCTCTTCGCGCCAAGCAGGCCGAGCAGGGCGGTGCCGAGTAA